The Lucilia cuprina isolate Lc7/37 chromosome 5, ASM2204524v1, whole genome shotgun sequence genome includes a window with the following:
- the LOC111681137 gene encoding tyrosinase inhibitor-like, whose amino-acid sequence MKFCILIFLIVAILAAFIPIAPANPILENVETYNEIENQTCTPIGGRCYYSEQCCSKRCLSYTAKCLLC is encoded by the exons atgaaattttgtattttgattttcCTTATTGTTGCGATATTGGCCGCCTTTATTCCTATCGCTCCAGCTAACCCAATATTGGAAAATGTTGAAACGTATAACGAAATTGAA aatcaAACATGTACACCGATTGGAGGAAGATGTTATTATTCAGAACAATGCTGTAGCAAAAGATGCCTTTCATATACAGCCAAATGT ttGTTGTGTTAG